The Pontibacter sp. SGAir0037 DNA segment AATTTTGCCCAGTACAGTAAGGCCTTTCAGTTGGTCGGCTTTTGCTGTAATTGTTTCTATTTGTTCTGTCTCTCTATCTTCTGTTGGAGCAGTCGGTTGCGCCGGAGCTTTATTGCCTTCCTGTGAAGGAGCTGCTGGTGCTTGCGGTGCTGGTGTTGTGGCTGCAGCCGGTGTCGCGGCAGACTGTTTTGGTGCAGCCGGTGCTTCTGGTTTTGGTTGAGCTACAACAGGGGCCGGAGCTTCTTGCTTCGGAGCCTCTGGTTGTGCCTGAGGTTTTACCTCTGGTGCAGGTTTTGCAGGAACCTCTGCCTGTGGAGCTGCTGGCTGTTGCGGTGCCTGAGCTACAGGTGCTGGTTTAGCAGGTTCAGGCGCTACAACAGGTTGCGGCTTAGGTTCTTCAACTTTAGGTGCTTCTGTTTTTGCCTGTGGAGCTGCCTCCTGCTTAGGAGCTGGTGCAGCAGGCTGTGCTGCCGGTTTAGGTTCTGATTGCTTCGGAATCGGACGTCCTCTTTCATCCAGTTCAATTTTACCTAATACTTTAAAGCCGGGCAATTTACTGGTTACCGGAGTAGGCTCTGGTTTGGCAGGTTCTGCCGGGGCTTTAGGAGTAGTGTCTGCTTTAGGCTGATGCACTGTTTTAATAAGAATATCCTGGTCAGATTCTGCAGGCTTTTTAGTTTCCTGCGGTTGTTCTGAAGCTATAACCTGGTTGCTCTGCGGTTTTTTGCTGATGGATAATTCTTCTGCTTCTATCTTATCTTGCATAGAAGAAGCAAACTCTTTAGCCAGCATATTGAACTGTTCTCCTGTGATTTTGGATGTGGGTTTATTTTCCACATCAAAACCTTTAGCAGAGAGGTAATCTACAATTGTAGATGTACCAATGTTCAAAGTAGTTGCAACCTGTTTAAGCCTCCTTATTTTTTCTTCTGCCATGTTCTAATATGCTGTCTTTTTTAATTCTTTAATGTTCGTAATGGTAACCTAAGCTTCAGGTAAAATGGTGCTCTATTCTTATTGATTTTCAAAAATAATACGAATAGAGCACAACTTACAACTATTGGTTATCTTCTTCTTCTAACTCTTCGCGCAGAATAGAGAGCACATCATCAATCGTTTCTTCCTCCAGTTCTGTTCTGCGCAATAAATCTTCCTTGGAAACTGCCAGTACGCTTTTCGCCGTATCAAGGCCAATGCGGCGCAATTCAGCAATTACCCAGTCTTCAATTTCATCTGTAAATTCTTCCAGGCTGATGTCTTCTTCATAGCTTTCAGACTCTCTGAACACATCAATCTCCATATCTACTAACTTGCTGGCCAGCTTAATGTTTTGGCCACCTTTACCAATGGCAAGTGATACCTGGTCCGGCTTCAGGAAAACAGAAACCCTTCCGTTTTCATCGTCTATTTTCATGCTGCTGATCTTAGCAGGGCTAAGGGCACGCTGAATGTAGAGTTCCAGGTTATCTGTATAGTTGATCACATCTATGTTTTCGTTTTCCAGTTCACGCACAATGCTGTGGATGCGCGATCCTTTCATACCTACGCAGGCACCAACAGGGTCGATACGATCATCAAAGGACTCAACTGCTACCTTGGCGCGCTCACCTGGCTCACGCACAATTTTCTTGATAGCGATCAGGCCATCAAAAATTTCAGGCACTTCGTTTTCGAACAGGCGCTCTAAAAAGGCCGGTGCGGTGCGCGACAGAATGATCTTCGGGTTTCCGTTCACAATCTCCACACGCTGTACTACGGCACGTACCACATCGCCTTTGCGGTAACGGTCTTTTGGTATCTGCTCTCCTTTTGGGATAAGCAGCTCGTTTTCTTCCTGATCCAGTAACAACACTTCGCGGTTCCACACCTGGTACACTTCGCCGGAGATAATCTCACCTACCAGGTCTTTGTACTTCTGGAACAGCAGTTCCTTCTCCATATCCTTGATGCGCTGGATCAGGGTCTGGCGGGCAGTAAGTACAGCACGGCGGCCAAAGTCTTCCAGCTGTATCTCTTCCGATACTTCTTCACCTACCTCAAAGTCAGGCTCAATTTTCTGAGCTTCAGACAGGCTGATCTTGTCATGATCCCAGATATCTTCTGAGTTATCGTCTACAATTTCACGGTTACGCCAGATTTCCAGGTCACCCTTCTCCACGTTCAGGATGATGTCAAAGTTCTCGTCAGTACCCCACTTTTTGCGGATCATGGTGCGGAATACATCCTCCAGGATACGCATCATGGTTGGGCGGTCTATGTTCTTGAATTTCGCAAATTCAGCGAACGACTCGATCAGGACTGAACTATTCATTATTTTATCATTTAAAAGATATTACAACATTTGCTTTCACAATCTCTTCGAAAGGTACCTGCACCGGCAGATACGAAGCTTTTTTACCTTTTTGTTTAATTTCCTCCATCAGGTTAATGCCGCTCTCCGTTACCTCCTCCAGTTTTCCGGTTTTTTCTGATCCGTCCTGCAGCTTCAGTTTCAGGTTACGCCCGATATTGCGTCTGAACTGCTGCGGCTGCGACAGAGGAAAATCTACCCCCGGAGAACTAACCTCCAGTACATAGCTCATTTCCTCGCCGAACGTTTCTGCTATCCTGCTGTTTATGCGGCGGCTGATAGTGGCACACTGATCAATGGTGATGCCTTGCTCACCATCTGCCAGAACCGTAATCTTCGGGCGTACAGGTGTGTCAGACACGGCCACGTCTACTATAAACAGATCCGAATCCGGAAGACTTGCTTCCGCCATTGCGCGTATAGTTTGTGCTGTTAGTGCCATAGTTCGCTAAAAGAAAATAAAGAAGGGGACTTTGTGTCCCCCTCATCTCCTTAGAAATTATGCCACAAATTTACTATAAAAACATTTTATAAACAATAGATAGTGATTACAGCGTCAGGAATTAATCATTATCAATAAAAAATAGTATAAAATGTTTCTGAAAATCCTGTGCAAGGCAGAATGAGGGGATAATGCTAGGATAACATGTATCTGCTAAACATAGTTCGAAAGCATCTATTTAATTTAAAATATATTCTAAGCCATTCGTTAACCTACATAAATGCAGATTTAGTAAGTTTGCCGCTGTGGCTGGAGTTTTTAAAAAAGTAAGGAAATGGATTTGGGTAATCCTGAACATCGGGGTGGTGTTCTGGGTGCTCGCGGGGGTGATATGCCTGAAAATACCGCCTTACCAGTTCTGGCCTGCCGGTTTTATTGCCTTCTCTTTGCCGGGGGCACTTCTGCTCAATCTTCTTTTTTTAGTTTACTGGATCTTAAAGCGGTCATGGTTGCTGGTACTTTCTTTAATGGTGCTGGTATTAGGCTGGAGCTACTACGGGAGGCAGTTCTCGATACATGGCGGTGAAGGGGCAATACCTGATAACTCTAAAGCCTTTCAGGTATTGAGCTACAATGTGCACATGTTTAACAGGCATGCCAACCACGATGAAAGTGAGCGTGAGGCAACAGCCGAAATGGTAGATTGGGTAGCCACTCATCCTGCCGATATCTACTGCATACAGGAATTTTACAACGACCCAAGCTCTGATGTGTTTAATGCTATCAGCCGGATCGGGACCAGGTATGATAAAGCGCAATATTTTTCAGCAGTGAATTCCGACAGGAGACAGAAGGGATTTGGAGTGGCTGTCTTTTCAAAATATCCCATAGTAAATCAGGGAACAATTCATTTCTCGGAATCCAGCCTTAATCGTGTTGCATGGGCTGATATTAATATACAGGGAGATACGGTACGTGTATATGCGACACACCTGCAGTCGATGAGCATCAAAAGCGAAGACATAGAAAATACGTATCAGTCTATCGGTGACCAGGATGCTATGGAGAAGGAGGGGCGTAATTTAGCCAGGCGTTTAAGAAATGGTTTTGTTGCCAGAGGCCACCAGGTAGAGGTGCTGAAGGCTCACTTTGATGATTGTCCGTATCCTTTTATAGTTTGCGGAGATTTTAACGACATTCCTTTTAGTTATACTTACCAGGTGTTGCGGCAGGATCTGAGCAATGCTTTCGAGGAAGCGGGGAGCGGGCTTGGTGCAACTTATAACGGGCCAATACCTTTTCTCCGGATTGATAACCAGTTTTATAGTCAGGGTTTGAAAGCCTATGAATTCCGAACACACCAGGAAATGGGGCTATCGGATCACCTGCCGATAGCAGCCAAATACGTACTGGAACCAAACACGGAATAGAACTATTAGGAGTTAGGGTGTGGAATTTATAGTTTTGAGGCGTGAAACCGGAATTGCTGCCTTAGTAGCCCCTGACAGGTCTGTTTTTTGTACAGTACCTGAATAATTAACATTAAAGTATAAATTACAAAGCTGGTGAAAAGCTTTGTCTGAAGATACACATGCAACATAAACTAAGTCTTTATAACACGCTTACACGCAAGAAAGAAGTATTTGAGCCTTTACATGCGCCATTTGTTGGCATGTATGTATGCGGGCCAACAGTGTATGGCGAGCCGCACCTGGGGCATGCCCGTAGTGCTGTTACATTCGATGTGCTGTACCGCTACCTGAAGCAACTTAACTATAAAGTGCGTTATGTAAAAAACATAACTGATGTAGGGCACCTGGAAAACGATGCTGACGAAGGAGAAGACAAAATCCAGAAGAAGGCAAAACTGCACCATCTGGAGCCCATGGAGGTGGTACAGTATTATACTAATCTTTACCAGCGTGATATAGGCAAGCTGAATGTTCTTTCGCCTGATATTGAGCCGCGTGCTTCCGGGCACATTATCGAGCAGATCCAGATGATTGAGGAGATACTGGAAAACGGTATGGCCTATATCGAAAACGGATCGGTTTACTTTGATGTACCGGCTTACCACAAAAACCATAACTACGGAAAGCTTTCGGGGCGTATAGTGGAGGACCTCCTGAATAATACACGTGAGCTGGAGGGGCAGGGAGAGAAGCATTCGCCGCTGGATTTTGCCCTCTGGAAAAAGGCTTCACCAACACATATCATGCGCTGGCCATCGCCCTGGGGAGATGGCTTCCCGGGCTGGCACCTCGAATGCTCTGCCATGAGCCGGAAGTACCTGGGCACTATGTTCGATATTCATGGAGGAGGCCTGGACCTGATGTTCCCGCACCACGAATGTGAAATTGCGCAAAGCCAGGCCAGCCATAACCATTCTGACTCTGCCCGCTACTGGATTCATAATAACATGATTACAGTAAATGGCCAGAAAATGGGCAAATCGCTGGGTAACTTCATTAACCTGAGCGACCTTTTTAGCGGAAATCATCCGATGCTGGAGCAGGCGTATAGTCCTATGACAATACGTTTCTTTATACTGCAGGCACACTACAGAAGCACGCTCGATTTTAGTAATGAAGCTTTGCAGGCTGCGCGGAAAGGCTATACCAAGCTTATAAACGGCCTGCGTGTACTGGAGAAACTGCAGTATTCAGAAGCAGAGGCCACTCCCGATGAAAAGCTGAACCAGGAGCTGCTCAAACTTAGCGAGGATTGCTATCGTGGGTTGAATGACGACCTGAATACAGCCAGAACCATTGCTTCGCTCTTTAACCTGCTTAAAAAGATTAACAGCCTTTACCTGGGGCAGTTGCCGATAGATGCCTTGTCTAGAGGTACTTTCGATACTATCCGCAATACCTATAATGAGCTGGTGCTGGATGTGCTGGGCTTAAGAGAAGAACCGACCGGCGACCTGGAAAATATGCTGGACCTGGTACTCGACTTTTACAAAGAAGCGAAAGAGGCAAAAGCATACGATAAGGTAGATGTTATTCGTGCAGAGCTTAAAAAGCAGGGCATTGTCATTAAAGATCTTAAAACTGGAATAGACTGGGCTTATGAAGAATAGACTCAACACGCTGGCGGTGCTGCTCTTCTTTACTGTTATTCTCTACCGTTGCGATTCGTCTGAGAGAGGTAGTAACGGGCAGGCAACAGTCGAAGTAGAGAAACCCGTTGTAGAGGCTCCTGCCTTTAATGCTGATTCTGCCTATCAGTTTGTGGAAAAGCAAGTGGCCTTTGGCCCTCGTGTTCCTAACACAGCAGAACATTATGCCACAGGCGACTGGCTTATCAGCCAACTGAGAAGCTATGGCCTGGAAGTACAGGTGCAAAGCTTCCAGATGCGGGCCTTTAACGGCACCATGCTGAACCTGCGCAATATTATTGCCAGCTATAACCCAAAAGCTGCCAACCGTGTGTTACTGGCAGCCCACTGGGATACGCGTCCTTTTGCCGATAAAGCAGAAACAGATCAGGATAAACCAATAGACGGAGCTAACGACGGAGGCAGTGGTGTAGGCATATTGCTTGAAGTGGCGCGTGCCATGCATGCTGCTGAGCTTAAACCCAATGTTGGTGTTGATATTATTCTTTTTGATGGAGAAGACTATGGCCAGCCGGATAATAGCGAATTCCCTTACCAGGATAACACCTGGTGCCTTGGAGCACAATACTGGAGTAAAAACAAGCATGTGCCAAACTACAGGGCCAAATACGGCATTCTGTTAGATATGGTGGGAGCCGAGGGCGCTAAGTTTGCCCGTGAAGGAGCCTCTATGAATTATGCCAAAGAGGTGGTGGATAAGGTGTGGAGAGCAGGCAATAACCTGGGCTTTTCTGAATATTTTATTTACGAAAATGCTCCGGCTATAACCGACGACCATGTGTATGTAAACGAGTGGGGCGGTGTTCGCATGATCGATATTATCGAGTACAATTTAGTGTCTTCTGACGGCGACTACTTTGGCGACTATCATCACAGGCATACAGATAACATGGATGTTATCAGCCGCAACACTCTTAAGGCAGTGGGGCAGACAGTGCTGCATGTTATTTATAACGAATAGCAGTTTTTCTGCTGATTTAGTTTGGTAACTGTGAATAAACGGCTCAGCTTTACCTAAAGCTTAAGGAGCTGTTGCCAGGCGCATCTGCCTGAAGAAATAGTACCTGCCGCTTACTTCCACCGCTTCGAAATCAATTTTGATCTGGCGGTTGTTCTGGTCAGAAAGCAGGAGTACGGCAGGAATGATTTGCTGTGCTTTAGCCGCCTTCTGTTGCTCTACTCCGCCGGGCGAAACCTGCGACCAGTTTATGTTGGCTGAAACGCCTTCTGCTATAACAGTCTTAAACCCGCTTTGAAACGCCTCCACCAGAGTTTCCGGAGATGTTAACTCCAAGGTTTGGCTTACCTGTGCGGAACTTTGTTTTTGAAGCCTTTCGTATGCCTGCTGGTTTAGCACATAAGGCATTAGCTCATCAGAAGAACCGGCGCTTAAAGCATCGAGCAGCCTGTTTCCTAACTCATCCAGGGTGCTCGCGCCATCAGGTTTTATAGAAGTGTGCAGTGCAGAGGCAAAGGCCTCAGGCGCACCAGGCCTAACCTGTTGGGGCTGTAGAACTGTTATACATAGAAAAGCAAGTGTGTAAAGCATCGGGCTGTTTTTTGTAGTGTGAATACTACCTTCAGGCAAAAACTGTGAGGTATATTATCAAGTATACGTATCTTAGCAATACAGGTGCAACAGTCGTTAAAGAGCACCGCGCAAATAATCTCTGTTAACTAATACTACACCAGACATATTTAAACCTCTATGAAAAGAATATTCTTGTACGTGTGCTGCGGTATAACTGCCTTGGCTCTAAACGCAGGCTGCTCATCCGACAACAAATCGAATAATGATGTAGCTAAAACCGGCCCGACCGAAAATGAGCAGGCAGAAGATACAGGCATCAGCTTACCGACAGGTCCTCTGGATAAAGACCTGGAAAGAATAAAGCTGCCGCAGGGTTTCCGGATAGATTACTATGCCAAAGGTGTTGAAAACGCACGTTCAATGGCTATAAGCCCGTCTGGGATTGTGTTTGTAGGTACGCGTACTGAAGACAAGGTGTATGCTGTGGTGGATGAGAACAGAGACGGAAAAGCAGATGAGGTAGTAGAAATTGCTTCCGGGCTGAACTCACCCAACGGAGTGGCTTTTAAAGATGGGGATTTGTATGTAGGAGAGATCAACCGTATCATTCGTTTCCGTAATATAGAACAGAGTTTTCGCAATAAACCTCAATTTGAAGTAGTAACCGATACGTATCCGAGCGACGCGCACCATGGCTGGAAGTATATAGCCTTTGGCCCTGACGGGAAACTGTATGTGCCTGTTGGTGCGCCTTGTAATATTTGCAAGAGTGATAATCCTGTTTATGCTACCATCACACGCATCAATGAAGATGGTACAGGCCAGGAAATTTATGCAGAAGGTGTGCGTAACTCAGTAGGGTTCGCCTGGCATCCTGAAACAGAAGAGCTTTGGTTTACCGACAACGGCCGCGATATGTTAGGCAATGATGTTCCTTCGGATGAGTTGAACAGAGCACCTCAGAAAGGTTTACATTTTGGTTATCCGTACTGCCACCAGGGCGATATTTCTGATCCGGAATTTGGCAACCAGCGCAACTGTAACGAGTTCGAAAAGCCTGTTCAGAAACTGGGAGCGCACGTTGCCTCTTTAGGCTTTAAGTTTTACACAGGTAACATGTTTCCTGCCAAGTATAAAAATCAGATTATAATGGCACAGCATGGCTCCTGGAACAGAGACAGCAAAGTAGGCTACAGGCTAATGACGGTAACGCTGGAAGGAAACAAAGCCGTGGCTTATGAACCATTTGCCGAAGGCTGGCTGGAGGGCGAAGATGATTGGGGGCGCCCTGTGGACGTGGTAACAATGCGGGATGGTTCTTTGCTGGTGTCAGATGATAAGCACAATGCCATCTACCGGATCACGTACAGTAGTAATGCCGCCGCTACCGCCAATCAGTAGGGTTGGTTGCTGTACAGAACCTGAGCAACGGATGTATCAGAATAAGCTTTAGGTAAAAGTACAGGGGCTTTTACCTAAAGAATGTTACCTGTACTTTTACTTCTTTTATAAAGGTAAGCCAGTAGTGCCTGGGCAGGAGAAAGGAAATAAGAAGCGTAACTGGTGCATATTGCCAATTTCTAAATCAGGAAGCCTCTAACTAGCAATTGATGAAAAACAAGGATGTTAAAAGATCAGACGTTGAAAAGAAGTTAATCGGGAGACGGGAGAAAGTCTCTTTCCCAGAACTCGGAATAGAGGAGATTGAAGCCAAAATTGATACCGGGGCTTATACTTCAGCTATTCATTGCTCTGATATACACGAAGAGGTGCAGCCAGACGGTACAAAAGTAATAGCACTGGATTTGCTCGATCCTTCCCATCCGCAGTACAACCATAAAAAATTAAAATTCTCTGAGTACGATTTCAGGGAAATTAAAAACTCTTTTGGCGATGTGCAGGAACGATACGTTATCACTACTAAAATTCAGGTTTTCGACGAAGTGATAGAAGCAGAGTTTTCGCTTTCGGACCGTAGCGATATGAAATACCCTGTTCTGATTGGCCGGAAGCTCCTGAAAGGCAGGTTTGTGGTAGATGTTTCCCGAAAAAATGTCGCCTTTAAATCAAGAAACAAGCAACAAAAGAAGATATAATATTTATGAAAATAGCCATTCTCTCCCGTAATCCCAAGCTGTACTCTACAAGGCGATTAGTAGAGGCGGCACAACAGCGGGGGCATGAGGCCATCGTACTCGACCACTTGCGCTGCGACTTGGTAATAGAGCAAGGTAACCCGCATATTCTTTATAAAGGAGAGAGGCTAAGCGGAATTGATGCTGTTATACCTCGTATAGGTGCTTCGGTTACGTTTTACGGAACGGCGGTAGTACGGCAGTTTGCCATGATGAAAGTAAAAAGCGCGGTAGACTCTCAGGCTATTCTGCGCTCCCGCGATAAGCTGCGCAGCCTTCAGATCTTGTCAAGAGCAGGGTTGGGTATGCCTAAAACCGCTTTTACCAATTACTCTAAAAACACGGCTGAACTGGTGAAAGAAGTAGGTGGTGCTCCGCTGGTGATAAAGTTACTGGAAGGTACGCAAGGCCTCGGAGTAGTGCTGGCCGAAACAAAAAAAGCTGCTGAATCTGTTATTGAGGCATTTCATAACCTGAAGGCGCGCATTATTGTGCAGGAATTTATAGCCGAAGCGGGCGGTGCCGACATTCGTGCTTTTGTGGTAAATGGCGAGGTGGTGGGAGCCATGAAGCGGCAAGGAAAAGAAGGTGAATTCCGCTCTAACCTGCATCGTGGCGGCAATGCCAGCCTGATTAAGCTTACCCGGCAGGAGAAAGCGGCGGCACTGCTGGCCGCTAAATCTTTGGGCCTAGGTATTGCAGGCGTAGATATGCTGCAGTCGAAAAGAGGACCGCTTATACTGGAGGTAAACTCTTCTCCGGGGCTCGAAGGAATTGAAAAAGCTACAAACAAAGATATTGCCGGAAAGGTGATCAAATATGTGGAAGACCTGGTGCAGAAGAAGACCACCAAGAAAATGACCGAGTAAAGCATGCCCGAATCAATTATTATCAATGGTAAGTCTATAGACAGAGGAGAAAAAGTATTAACAAAGCTGGTCATTTCAAAGCTGCCGAGTGGCACCGTTATCGAAATACCTGTGTATGTTTTCCGTTCGGTGCACGATGGGCCTGTTGTGCTGCTTATGGCAGGTATGCATGGCGATGAGGTGAACGGTATTGAAATTGTGCGGCGTATGCTTACCAAAAAGATGCTGTACCCGCTAAAAGGGACCATTATTGCAGTGCCTATACTTAATATCTATGGTTTCCTGAATTTCTCCAGGGAGGTGCCGGATGGAAAAGATGTTAACCGCAGCTTTCCGGGTAGCAGAGATGGCTCTTTGGCAAGTCGTGTAGCGCATCGTTTCATGAAAGAAGTAATGCCCTATGTAGATTATGGCGTAGACTTTCATACCGGTGGCGCCAGCCGTACAAACTATCCGCAAATCCGCTGTGTGATGAGTGAGCCGGAAAATGTGGAACTGGCAAAAGCCTTTGCGGCTCCCTTTATCTTAAATGCACCTTACCGGCAGGGCTCCTTGCGAAAAGAAGCTTTTAAATTAGGAAAACACATTCTGGTATACGAAACAGGTGAGAGCCTGCGCTTTGATGAAGTAGGCATCGCAACCGGTATAGAAGGCACCTGCCGCTTGCTGCGCCACCTGGGAATGGTTGAAGCAGCTCCTGCAGCTACTAAAGAAACAATTGTGTGTTCAAAAGATCTGTGGATAAGAGCCAAGAACGCAGGTTTATTCAGAAGCAGCATCCGGTCAGGTGATTATATCAGGAAAAACCAATTAATAGGTACCATTACAGATCCTTATGGAGAAATGGAGGTAAAGGTTAACTCACCTGCCGCCGGTTATATTATAGGAGTAAATAACATGCCCGTTGTAAATCAAGGCGATGCTTTGGTGCATATCGGGTTTTAAGCCTTGGCTTTAAAAGTGTAGGTAACAGATAAGGTACCGCTACTCCTTTGTGAAGAGCTTTAAAGCAAGAGGGGCCGCTGCAGATGTGCAACGGCCCCTCTTGCTTTAGGTTAAGCAGGTTTCTAGTTTAGAATACATAGCGTACATGCAGGGCGCTATCCCAGAAGCCACCTCCGCTAGGTATGTTTATGTAAGGCTTGATATCAGCACCAATTGTGAAAGGAATATCGCGGATATAGTACTCAAGGCCCAGAATGCCATCTACACCCACTCCAAAAATGCCCTTATCGCCATAGCGTCTGTGGCCCGCGTTATAATAATAACGGCCATTATAAAAACCAACGTGTCCGCCAATACCATAGTACCATTGCAGGCCTCTTGCGTTAAAGGCAGGAGCATGCTTTTCATACAGCACGGTAATTACAGTGCCTCTGTAGTTAAAGCTTGTACTTAAAATCCCTTCGATAGCGGCATCACGTTCTATGAAGTGCTTTACAGTAAGACCTGAGGCTACACCACCTCTTAAGCCAATGCCTGTTGTGTATTCCTGTGCCTGCACTGCAGAAAAAGCGGCTACAAGCGCAAGAGTAAAAAATAGGCGGATAAAAGTTTTCATGTTTTATTGTTAAAAAGGTTGAACTGTGGCAGAAGAGCATTGCTCGTCCTGTTTATGCCGCAAAATTATAACTTCTAACGAAGAGAAGAGAAAATATTACACAGAGGTTTTATTTTTTAGCTGTGGTTTTATAGTCCTGCAGGTAAACTGTCTTTTTTGTTCGTCGGGCTATCAGCTTAAAAAAAGAGATAAAGTTTTGCTGGTCAAGCTGTAGCGCTTTAGCAAACGGATCAGGCTTTCCTTTCTTCTCGAAATCCTGTATATAGTGTTGCCTGACCACGTCGGCTTCTGCCAGCTCTTCTGCTGCCTCAATCTGCACAAGGCCTGTTTTCTCCCAGAGTTTGCGCCACCAGTCGGTTGTATGAATAAAATACCAGTAGTTTTGGTAATCTTCCTGCAGAAAGGAAGGCACCTGCTCCAAAGATTTTATTTCCTGGGTGAAGCATACATCTACTATGGCAATGTAGCCGCCAGGCTTTATGAAGCGGGCAATGTAAGGCAGGTATTTTTCGTCGGTGCCGAAATAGGTATATGAGTCTACTACTACCACAACATCAAAGTACTCTTCTGCAAATGGCAGCGCGCGGGCATCGGCTTCGAGCGGAATTACCTTGTCTTCGCAGCCTTCGCTTTTGATGCGTTCGTAGTTGGAACTGGCCGAGATAGCCTCGTCTACAGCCCATACTGTAACGCCAAATTCCTTTGCCAGGAAAATAGAGCTGATGGCTTTGCCACAACCAAGATCCAGAACACGCATTCCGGCTTTCAGAG contains these protein-coding regions:
- a CDS encoding succinylglutamate desuccinylase/aspartoacylase family protein; the protein is MPESIIINGKSIDRGEKVLTKLVISKLPSGTVIEIPVYVFRSVHDGPVVLLMAGMHGDEVNGIEIVRRMLTKKMLYPLKGTIIAVPILNIYGFLNFSREVPDGKDVNRSFPGSRDGSLASRVAHRFMKEVMPYVDYGVDFHTGGASRTNYPQIRCVMSEPENVELAKAFAAPFILNAPYRQGSLRKEAFKLGKHILVYETGESLRFDEVGIATGIEGTCRLLRHLGMVEAAPAATKETIVCSKDLWIRAKNAGLFRSSIRSGDYIRKNQLIGTITDPYGEMEVKVNSPAAGYIIGVNNMPVVNQGDALVHIGF
- a CDS encoding cyclopropane-fatty-acyl-phospholipid synthase family protein; translated protein: MQEQTLHHIFPKASRYDPDWVRKHSMGENVLFNLESLTKSVPLKAGMRVLDLGCGKAISSIFLAKEFGVTVWAVDEAISASSNYERIKSEGCEDKVIPLEADARALPFAEEYFDVVVVVDSYTYFGTDEKYLPYIARFIKPGGYIAIVDVCFTQEIKSLEQVPSFLQEDYQNYWYFIHTTDWWRKLWEKTGLVQIEAAEELAEADVVRQHYIQDFEKKGKPDPFAKALQLDQQNFISFFKLIARRTKKTVYLQDYKTTAKK